A DNA window from Camelina sativa cultivar DH55 chromosome 13, Cs, whole genome shotgun sequence contains the following coding sequences:
- the LOC104737570 gene encoding uncharacterized protein LOC104737570, translated as MLSSPAFTVASTTLGRRLHAKRLASSGRTADPEIHARNDGDEPGLFPSDPEGLDDVANPKTPADEDVPDIRPPGFVKEPLTPPKNPRDTSHKLESTPVGLPADLNFQQKRN; from the exons ATGCTGTCTTCACCAGCTTTTACTGTAGCAAGTACTACTCTTGGTCGTCGTCTTCATGCGAAGAGACTAGCTTCTTCTGGTCGAACCGCTGATCCGGAGATTCATGCTCGTAACGATGGAGACGAGCCTGGTCTTTTTCCATCAGACCCCGAA GGTTTGGATGATGTAGCGAATCCGAAGACTCCAGCCGATGAGGATGTACCGGATATTCGACCACCCGGTTTTGTAAAGGAACCGCTCACGCCGCCGAAAAATCCACGAGACACTTCACACAAGCTTGAATCTACTCCTGTTGGTCTACCTGCAGATCTCAATTTCCAACAAAAACGAAACTAG
- the LOC104738510 gene encoding S-locus-specific glycoprotein S13-like, whose protein sequence is MRAPLCVTSVFFFLFCYLYELSSSKSVFYSPESLTVSSNQTLVSPGNVFEIGLFKPNEYISRWYLGIWYKEDPKRTSLWVANRVKPLTKPVGILKFFGNNLVLFEQDNIPVWKTNLTGGGVSSRMVAELFDNGNFVVKDSSDPEGYLWQSFDSPTDTLLPEMKLKMTTYSSEDDPR, encoded by the coding sequence ATGAGAGCTCCACTTTGTGTCACCTCcgtattcttcttcctcttctgctaCTTATATGAGCTCTCTTCTTCTAAGTCAGTATTTTACTCTCCAGAAAGTCTTACAGTCTCAAGCAACCAAACCCTTGTGTCTCCTGGAAATGTCTTCGAGATAGGTCTCTTCAAACCCAATGAGTACATTTCTCGTTGGTATCTTGGGATATGGTACAAGGAAGACCCAAAGAGAACTAGTTTATGGGTAGCCAACAGAGTTAAACCTCTAACCAAACCTGTCGGAATCCTCAAATTCTTCGGCAACAACCTCGTCCTGTTCGAACAAGATAATATCCCTGTATGGAAGACCAATCTGACCGGAGGAGGTGTGAGTTCTAGGATGGTGGCTGAACTTTTCGATAATGGAAACTTCGTGGTGAAGGACTCCAGCGACCCGGAAGGTTACTTATGGCAGAGCTTCGATTCTCCAACGGATACTTTACTACCGGAGATGAAACTCAAAATGACGACCTATTCTAGTGAAGATGATCCGCGATAA
- the LOC104738509 gene encoding uncharacterized protein LOC104738509: MEMTIEDFVSQPGRELIPRLDPYGAPNTTWFCDSHNGITKSLLRMMYGILKTPYAKFSVMPSSEQEMWFKQFAQDFTWHPDITNNVRKEFKKAAARQYSKMLNEWKQKWKKGKVPKGLSDDLFQGLIQYWGEVNTVSLSSKYSQNRRSDRGGLGMATHNNGPVSAYTRQRQLTIRDGVVPDHITLMEDMHTNKKTKQIQDGRAKLVVESSRRRQEEIISSQQSSEGSESTVELGREKLNEIFYEETEKNKGRIFGLGNLSQQSPLSQSTGYSFAPTQEFQQALQEKDARIAALEKEMEEQKAENKRRDEENKKRDEDLAAFMSEMRARHSAF; encoded by the exons ATGGAGATGACCattgaagattttgtttctcaacCTGGACGAGAACTTATCCCCCGCTTAGATCCTTATGGCGCTCCAAATACCACATGGTTTTGTGATTCGCATAATGGGATCACAAAATCTCTTTTGCGTATGATGTATGGAATCCTCAAAACACCATACGCAAAGTTTTCAGTGATGCCTTCGTCAGAACAAGAAATGTGGTTTAAGCAATTTGCG caAGATTTCACTTGGCATCCGGATATCACCAACAACGTTCGAAAAGAGTTTAAGAAGGCGGCTGCTAGACAATATTCTAAGATGTTGAATGAGTGGAAGCAAAAGTGGAAGAAAGGAAAGGTGCCAAAAGGGTTGAGCGATGATCTCTTCCAAGGTTTGATTCAATATTGGGGTGAAGTAAATACAGTTTCACTTTCCTCAAAATATTCTCAGAATAGAAGGAGCGACCGTGGCGGGTTGGGCATGGCAACCCACAACAATGGTCCAGTTAGCGCCTATACCCGACAACGCCAACTT ACTATTAGGGATGGTGTGGTACCAGACCATATTACTTTGATGGAGGATATGCATACCAAcaaaaagaccaaacaaatacaAGATGGTAGAGCTAAGCTGGTTGTTGAGAGTTCGAGGAGGCGGCAAGAGGAGATAATCAGTTCCCAACAATCTTCTGAAGGATCGGAGTCTACTGTTGAACTTGGAAGAGAGAAATTAAACGAGATTTTTTATGag gaaactgaaaaaaacaagGGACGGATTTTTGGACTTGGAAATCTCTCCCAACAAAGCCCGTTATCTCAATCAACGGGTTACTCATTTGCTCCCACACAAGAGTTCCAACAAGCTCTGCAAGAGAAGGATGCTCGGATTGCAGCATTGGAAAAGgaaatggaagaacaaaaagcGGAGAACAAAAGAAGGGACGAGGAGAACAAGAAGAGGGATGAGGATCTAGCAGCGTTCATGAGCGAGATGCGGGCAAGACATTCTGCCTTTTAG